Within the Desulfonatronovibrio magnus genome, the region CCGGAGTCCGAAGACCGCAGTCCGGGGTCAAAGAATATATATCGTTGTTTGCTTTGCATTTATCTATCACCTCTCAATACTTCTTCCACTTTTTGCATTATGGTCAATGCACTCTTATCCATGCGTGAAAAGGCAAACCATTTTTTGCCTAAATCTTTCAGCGAAGCACCAATATGATAGACAGTCTCACCATCAAGAATCAAAAAGCGGTCGTGGCTCAAAAGGTATCGCATTTTGCGATACCAGGAGGTCAACCTCTGCCTCTGTGAGTTGAAACATGAAGTCTTCTGGAAAGCGTTTGATGTTGCGCTTGACCTGCTCCCTGAGACGGATTGCTTTCACACCGTAAAGATCCGCCAGGTCGCGATCAAGCATTACCTGCTCACCCCTTAAGGTATGAATCTTTTTCCTCAACTGGACTTCATCCGGAACAAATTCATTAGCCATAAAAATTTC harbors:
- a CDS encoding ORF6N domain-containing protein translates to EIFMANEFVPDEVQLRKKIHTLRGEQVMLDRDLADLYGVKAIRLREQVKRNIKRFPEDFMFQLTEAEVDLLVSQNAIPFEPRPLFDS